A genomic window from Scomber scombrus chromosome 18, fScoSco1.1, whole genome shotgun sequence includes:
- the LOC133999458 gene encoding small integral membrane protein 36-like codes for MGFLENYQEIDPVTLNLCILIASYVILLLVFLISCIMYDCRGKDPTKEYAPDPQPTQSPIRLVVMQSSPAPAGRWDTANMITTYHEPTHSDFREKKSTMV; via the coding sequence ATGGGCTTTCTGGAAAACTACCAGGAGATCGACCCAGTCACTTTGAACCTTTGCATCCTCATTGCCAGCTACGTTATCTTGCTCCTGGTCTTCCTGATATCGTGTATCATGTACGACTGCCGAGGCAAAGATCCAACCAAGGAGTACGCCCCCGACCCGCAGCCGACCCAGTCTCCCATCAGGCTGGTGGTGATGCAGAGCTCTCCAGCACCAGCAGGACGGTGGGACACGGCCAACATGATCACAACCTACCACGAGCCAACGCACTCGGACTTTAGGGAGAAGAAAAGCACGATGGTCTAA